ATGGAAGATTGTGTTATTATTATTTAAAGGTCTTTATTGTGCAAATAGTCTTTGAGCTAGTTAAATTACAAAATTTCCATGTAGTCGTCTTAAGTAATTTGTGCTTCTCTGGCTCGAAGCAATTGAGTTTCTTTCACATGCACTGTACATGTCTTCTAATATGAATTGAAGATCAATGCGCGGCAACTGATGCACTCTACATGCACTCAGTTGCAAGGAAATGGATATGGAAACCTGGCGGACTATGAGATCCGTTACCGAgagttttgttttgattgagtatAAGTTGAGAACACTGTTGGCCAAGTTTAATCTGTTTCTAGGATATCCAGTTTATAAACTGACTTGTTTTTAAATGCAATAATAAATTTTCTGAATTCTGCACTTTAATCACTGAAACAGAATCACATTGATAATGAACTCATGATGAAACTCTTTGTGGCTCTTTTTGGTCGAAACATAGATTCTGAACTCTAGCACACCTTCATCTAAGATTAATCTACAGGTATTCCTGATTCGATACTAGCAACCAGGATTCGGTGCCAAAACTAGTGTGTTAAACTTGCGTTGATTTCAATTTGAGTGAAAAAACATCTACTACCCTTAGCATCGAGAAAAAAAGAAATGCAGCCATACATAAGCTCTAATTCTCTAAATCAGGCAAAAATATCTTCTGTGATAAATGATTCTTTGGTATCATCAATACATGTCTCAGCTGGGATTTCAAGCTGCTCATAGTTTAGTTGTCGAGAAGCTTCATATACAGCAATGCCGGCGCTTACAGAAGAGTTCAAACATCTTACGTAAGTATCAATCATAGGTATTCTGATTGTTCCGCCACCTAAAATTTCATTCTGGCAATCAAACAAAGCTTCCGGTGGCAGCCCAGATGTTTCTGATCCAAATACAAGCCAATCACCTCGTCTATATGCGAAATCCTAAAAAGCAAGACAAATATGCATCAAGTTAAAAACAGGGACAGAGTTACGATAACAAAAACTATATGATAAAGGTTGAAAACACAAAAGCCTGGACAGTTCCACATGCTACGAAGTGCTCGACTGCAAAGCTGTTCCTGGGATTTAAATACAAGCCCTTACGTTTCTTACAAGAATTAAGCATATGCATCAACTGATGGAAATGAGGAAGCTGTAATACGTTCTTGGCATTGAACACAAATTTTACAGAATAACAGATCGTAGCTGGAAAGATAAGAAAAACTCACAGAATGAGTCCATGATCCTCTCTTCGTAAATGCCAGCAACCGCTTTGCACCCTCCTGTAGCAAAAATGTTATAATAATCGAGAACGGAGATAATATGGACTGAGGGGGAAAAAGACGTAACATAAAAATTGAGCAGTTGAAGTATTGGAAACAGACCTGTTGCCTGTAATAATTTCTGAATTCTGCCCACGAGGTATGAATCTTAACAACCACATATCTATATAGTTGGTTAAAGATCCTATCGCATATCAAATCTTTTGACCCTGACCTTAATCTCAGTACAGAGAGGTCGCACATCCGATTCAAATCACCACATTTTCAATTCTTAACTAAAATAAGCTGGAATCTAGAAACATGGGTAGTGGTCTGTGGGAGCTGGGAGACGAGGAAATGCCTACAAGTTGAGTCTTTGTGCAGTACGGTTCTTGGAATCATTCAAGTAAATTATAATATATTCCAAATTTTATAAAAGATAAAGTATATAGAAATAAGTTAAGTGGATACGGCCAGTAATCCAATCCTGCGCGCTTTAGTTTTGCATCATCGATCTCATAGCCTAGTGGCTACAGAAAGAAGCAGAATGATAACATCAGCATTTTCCAAATGTCAGTATTAACTACTGAGAAACAAGAGTAGAGTCATATGCCTGAGCTCATTCCAGAGAGACTAAGCCCCTGCTTGATatcttggaaaaaattggctgACCAAAATGAGAAATAAAGCCTTAATTTTGCATTGACCACCAAAATCTAAGGTCCCTAAGGGCGAAAGGGTGAAAATGCAGGAATTCACCACCAACCCCAGATTAGGATAGCTTCTTACAGCATTAAGGATATTCCACAGCATTCCCATCAGGCAAAAGAAAAATCAGGATATCAAGCGCACGACAAAAAGTGAACTTGTACAAGAGGGGGAGAGGGGAAGGATCCCTTACCTCAACTAGATGCAATCCAACAGCAGATGCTGCACATGTTCTGGCTATGCATCCTGTGTTTCCAGGAATCTGGCAAGGCAAAAAAAAATTAGTGCAACTCAAGGTATATCAGAGTGCCCTAAAAATCAGCAAAAACTGAAAGAGTTCATTAGGAAGTACTAATAGAGATATAAGTTCCCAAAATAGAAAAACTTCAAACACTATAATCCGGGTTCTCTCTCACAtttctactaagattgaatattGCCTACGTGCTCAGATAATCGTTCTAATATCTTAATGACCCAAGTTGTATTCAACCCCATTTTGAAATTGAGTAAAAACAATAATGGTTTAACTATGTATAAGCATTATTACACTTTAAGATACTGTTTTTTGTTCTTGTCATCAGACTGAAACATAAACCCTCAAGCATCCTTACCTCGGAATTATAGATACCATAATACCAAATTACTATGGGAggtcaaaattaatcaatttagttATCAAGCCGTCAGGGATAACTAGATTAGCAAGTTTTAGGAGTGAACAAAATTTGGGTACCTGTGGAGAAACTAAAACTACTTGAAGAAGTCTGTATAGGGTGACTTCAGTAAACGCTTCACCAGCTCCACGGGGCAATGAATTTACTTCACCCTTTTTAGCtgcacaaaacaaaaaacaaattcaaTTGCAGTTCTTAATTTATCCACATAAATGAAGCTAAACAACAAAGAGTGAGAGTTACAGATGCAGTGTAAGTTATGAGGAGCAGCCGAAGAAGAAATTGAGGGGGAAGGTCTGTTTTTAAGTTCTGGGAATAAAAATGGGCGAATGAGAGAAACCCCGGAACGAAAATGGTGGAGAGGAGATAAGAAATTTAGGGTTCTCAAACGGGTACATGACTCCATCCCTACTGGTTTTTCACTGCACCCACACTCTAAAGTAGTAGTAGATCGCAGATACTCGTTACTTTGTATTCGCAAGGAAGATTCCAAATACAAAAAATTTGGGCGTGTTACCcccaaacatttttttttcttttaatcattCAAAACACCAACTTAAGGAGTTAGTAACCGCTAATCCCTATGGGTTAGATTGAACTGTTAGATTGgctaaaaagtgttgcaaatcaaaaaaaaaatgtgggaaaaaagttaacactacttaTGGaaacttctctctcctagcaactGCTCGCAATTCAACTAAtaacgagattgaaacgctgaatgatccagcgctcaaaaagtgatacaaacgctgaacggttcagcgttgGGAGATtaattttctgatctaacggttgagatttaaagcgctgaaccaaacagcatTATATAGTGTTCCCAGATGAGATGATcctctaatctagctgctagattagccatcccataGGATTTAGGAGGTTGTCCTAACTGACGTGGATTGCCAATCTAGTTGCTTGATTAGAAGatcataggacttagccttacaAAAGGAATAATAGAGCCATCGAATACCGGAGGGATAgaaatagagctggcaaacaagccaaaaacaTGCAAGTTGGACCGGCCCGACCTGTGAAAACCAGcgcctagggctgcacatgggtcgggttgggtcgggtttggcctcacccaccacccgacccactgctggtgggtaattgaacttttcacccgcaaccgacccaccataacaatgggtcgcttttcacccgacccacaataagacgggttgggtcgggtcgggtggtgggttacccgtcATAACTTGCAAATTACTTGTATCATGATTCATGAAGAATTACAGAATTCAAGTGTAGAAAATTAAAGTTACTTAAAAATGAAGGAGACAAATATTTTCCATAAACTTCTTTGTTAACACCTAATTTACTACTAGGGGTGGATAAACCATTTCCGACGAGGCATGCTGATCAGCTGATGAAGCATCCATTACTCAATTTAGGGAAGAAGAGTCTCCGTGACTCTGtttctgagaaggagagaagaagaggctGAACTGATAGGTGTGGGCTGTGAGTGCGATGCTTAGTTAGGGttaggtattttattttttcaatccaaTGGCTGAGATTCATTCTAGGATAGAAAATCTAAGGGCTAGCATGCTAGGGAATATTGGGCGGGTTGGTGGCTCGGTTCGGGTGAAGGAAGTTCCTACCCGCAACTGACCCAACATACGGTGGGTTTtcacgtgcctcacccatagtcgacccatacttagatgggtcggttcgggtacgggtattttttgacgggtgtgggtcgggtcggcgggtcgagtcggttatgtgcagccctacCAGCGCCCGACTTGactggtttctaaacaagccgggcgcGGGTTAGAGAAATATTGGCTTGTGGAGAAACGGGTAAACCCGTCCCGTCCCGTAAACCCGTCTAATATCAAAACCAAATCGataagattagagaatttccaTTATTCtctcatttttctcttctttcttcttccatttctgtCTCTGAGTCTGACTCTCTGCTGATGATTCTGAGATATGTGTGAGAATTGATTTGAGAGGAATTATTGAGGAAGATATTTCGACAACGAAAGCGATGATGTTGCTGGTGAAttcagaagaaaaagaattaaGGATTACTATGGTTTCGTCATAGATCAGAGAGAATCAAAAATTAGTGTTTAGATTTGAATTTTGAGTATTATATGGATTTGATAAGCATATTGATATTTGATAAACTTTTTGATCAAGAGGGTTGATGTTTAATTGACGATGTGGagttgttttgatgatgaatcaaagagttagggtttcttgAAGATTTCAGAGAGAAGTTGGAAGAAGAGGTGTTGAGTTTGATTGAACTATGAAGTCTGGAAGTAGAAGAAAGGTAAATCAATGAGTTTTGAATTAATTTTTCTTATTTGAATTTTAAGATTGTTATTCTTAATTTCAGTTAAGAGAATTGGGATTTTCTGTTCTTCTCGAAATtagaattagggttcttgatgATTGGATAAAATTGTAGATTTTAAAAGTAAATGATTATGGGAATTGGtctttgtaattagggtttttggtttaATTGAGTTACAGTAAGAGAAATTAGATGTTATTGATGGTATAGGTCACGAATGAAAGCTAAATCATACTTGTAACTGAGAACAAGAATTTCATGGAAGGGCATATGCCGTTGATGTGTATGTATGTTGGTGGTTGAATGGGCTAGGGTATTTAAAGCAGGCATGAGGTGTTGCAGGTTATGGGATAGAAGAACAGGTGTTGGTGTTGGTATTGGTGATTGTCATGGGCATGACTCATGGGTTTGTAACTGTTGGTGTTGGTGGAAATAATCGAAGCTCTGTGACTTTGAATCatccaagaagaagatggagttTCAGAAATTGAATGGTGTTTGaagatgggttttgatttttgtgTTGTATCTGTGATTCCGtgtttgatttttgtgttgaaattGAATGGATCTGTCACAGATCTTTGTGTTGAATAAAGATTATGTCaaaaattaaattttaattttttaacaTCAATTCTACGGGCTACCCTGTGAACCCGCAAACTTAAGTCGTTACGGGCTCGGGTTGAAAAAGTGACCACCCGTAAAAAATATGGATCCGCGGGTTTTGGCCCGTGTTAACCCCcagcccgcccgtttgccagcgcTAGATAGAAACTTCCCTAACATTCGATTTATCTACTTTTAAAGCATGAGCAATATAAGGAGGAAAGTCTTTCACCGAATAGGTGCACTAAAAGTTTTGGCCTCCTTTGCTAATAAGTCAGCCACATTATTTGTTGTTCTAAGAATAAAGAAAAAGTCCATAAAATTAGAGCAAAAGCTAATTACCTGTTTCACCTCCTCCATAATAGCTTGATTTTGCTAGGTTATAGATGACGACAGTCCATTCAAGTAATCAAACAGGTTCTTCCAGTCTCCTTTTACGCTAAAATTTAATAATCTAAGTCCTCTTGTCCATGTTGCTGCTTGTAGGAGCCCTAAAGCTTCCACTTCTTCAGGATTTGTTGCTAAAATGGGTCCAGCTTTGCTTGATCGAAGATACATGCATCATTCCTCAAGATTATAGGAAAAACTGATGGTTCATCTTTAGAAACCCAAGCTGCATCAATATTGATTTGACTTTAGGAAAGTCTAGGTGCTTTCCGGATGGCTTTTGTTTCAACATTAGGACTGTGTAAACACTTAAACaattcaataaataaataaatgaataaataaaaggTTCGGGAAACCATGAACAACATGTTCAATAAATTTCTTCTCAACACCTGTGGCCTTTTATTGGCGGGGACACCATTAGAATGGTGCAACATTTCTTCTCAACTAGGCACATTATTAAGGAGATGAATACAACTTTCTTAGCACTCATTCCTAAATGAGACCATCCCTCCTCGCCTAGTGATTTTAGGCCAATAAGTCTTTGCAACTCTACCTgcaaaatcatatcaaaaatccTAGCGAATCGACTTCGACCTCTCCTTGCTAAAATTGTTTCTCCTTTCGAGTCAGCCTTTCTGCCTAATCGAATAGTCATGGCCCAAGAAGTTATCCATAAAgagaatttgatgaaagcatatTGCCAATTGTACACATAAAGAATTTGCAATGAAAAGATATTCCatttccttttcttcatttgtgcCATAGGCGATAGAGTACTTTGCctcctcaaacaaaaacaaaaacaatcatTGTTGCATAAGCACTCTCTCTTGCCATGTCTCATTTCTAAAATTTCCAATGAAGATGAGTTTTGGGGGTTTAACACCTTCATGCCACTAATAATATCAATAGGTCATGTGCGTATTTTACTCAACATGTATACTAACTTCTTTTCTAATGGGTTGAGCCCATAAGGATAGTTGATCAAACTCTTCGGAATAGGATGATTATGATAACCCGGGATGATTTTAAGCATAAACTACACTTTTTTCTTCGTGCTAAATTTAATTGAAGCTTAAAAGGGCATCCTTCTTCGTATTATGATATCCCTTCTTCCTCGTGCTTTTTGGTTTATAGTCACTACCCTTTTTCCAATGGCTCTCATactttccactacactcgcaaaccattttaAAGTTGGTGTCTGTAACTTTTATTCTAAACTATTATGCACATCTTTTTCAGTCCTTGTGATCGATCCCACTTCTTTGCATCGTCCTTATCTTTCCACACATAGTTGTTTGCATAGTGAGCACTTGTGTCATCCGAAACTTGCATAGGTGGGGGTTGGTCTTCTATAACCACCTGTTGGTATTCCACCTGAATGTACGATACAATTTATAATAAAATGAAATATGTCACATTATTTGtccaaaataaaatctaaaaacacgGAAATGACTTGttggagcatagctcggttgaacccaccaagcgttggtatgtcaagtttggttgtcatattttagtgaatcaaaaatcatttaaagagtcgcttgattatttactagagtcaacttcgtataggttagctagaaagttactaggatacgagacttacaagtattacgtgaagacttgaagaatgtgaagaagtaaagagctacatcgacgacatcatccttccgcttgaggttagtaatatttgacttgaactgtttcattcctaacgcatctttcaagtcgtgcatattgaaaacataactgcgaagctatgaatgattatactctagttagacatagtattaaggaattacaataagAAGTACAACGTCTatctttgaacttcgtatataagacatcgacataatcgtatgaatgctattgtggttatatatgggtatgggtgaagatttcttcctagaaaacaatgttttacattcgtttaaaggaagtacaattcataaacttgttttgtgaatcgaaagggaaatcgctaggcttattggtatttgttattcattgcaaacctttggattaccaatatgtgtgtttagtataaccgctcataacttgtttatgtatcttggtaaaactattcacaatgaatgactttgtattggtatgacttccattagtgaaaccgatcttaagtaatcacctgagatggtatgatcgatacattgtaattggtatgaccaactctagacattggggaaccgatcctagtaagaggtgaaaccgatcacaagtatgtggaatcgatccttgtaagaggtgcaacaagtcttagtaattggtaaccgatcatatgacttgtgcaaccgatcacaagtaaaataccataattatgtggtaaccgatcctagtacctagtcaaccatttttggaaagctagtgtgaccgatcctactacccacatggaggtagaaccgaagctttgttttggtataaccgtgaaacccattcatggtgatttgataggataatcaatcacatagttcttggacgtcagatgaaccaattctaaactcatttggaagtgtggcaaatcggttccaagattgtaaatatgaaaaaggatttacaaagtaaagatgtcgacatactttgaacatgtgcaataattcttatcttttattgctcaaagatattccttaataactaaagaaaaatcccgggtcgaaataaattgagaatcttttaattaaggtttttagttttatatgcttttaatttccagcaattaaatacatatctttagaaaatgaaaattggtgatgtgtatttactaattggagattttctactgagatttcggtcagtaTTTGGACAAtatatttccaggaattatgaaaaccgattttagctttattgcatatctttgagaatattaagatttggaaattctttggtgtccaaacttccttggtctataaatattgaattttgcattttgagcaaactaatcctcagagccagcaaaactacctagttgtgttattactggtggagccgtctattcggagaggaaagtaccctaattaggcgaaatctcttacgagcattcgttttaaagacttctttggaattgggaagctctacgaggatcgttggtgggaaactaaataattgcagtttattattagtttttgattgatttgattgattaacggttgttgaacttttattgcacctagtttgtttatgcttaagaatcttctcttctgatgtaagattcactcaaaatagatcgaagtgtcgacggggatatttagaactgtttgtagatctaaagacgtctggTGATAATCCATacttaacagactttgttctgtgttgattgatcacaagagattcaagttgtttgtgtgcaggtgtttattgaagatctaagaagatttgaagacaaagaagatttcttatttgagttcataatctttggtgtgcacaaaacttgatcggctggggatccaactataatcgatttatctttgtgataatcttgattgattagttaagTAGATtgacatcaatacatttctttgtggttaatagtattgattgcataatctagaCAGTTAttgtggtagttgttgaatagatagatctaagaaccttagaaaggagtttattgggataaacggaagagccttttgtcaaactcatatcacgttgtttgaaaagagttgttaccgaacagatttgttgttcctttactatttggaatacgaaccaaaggaattgttcaaagtgcgtgcaagttggaggcgcagagatactgagggaactaggtgaactataggtttaattacttggtctcaactatacgaagttggtttagattttgtatagcgtcttaattctgagagtattcaattcttgacaagatcccggggttttctgcatttgtggtttcctcgttaacaaaatcttgttgtgtcttttacttttgtatttccgcaattataattgtttttattataattagaagtaaaatacacaaacgttaattcctaattacttgatagcaatcctattgtgtttggttaagtcggaacctattatcaagtaatcatacttcgttgttgtattgtctcgatcttttatccatagtcaatcacacaagttatctttttttgtcgtattgtctcgatatcgtgtCCGTAGAtaacacacgaagtgtgaacctattatttgtattgtctcgactcagtccatagacaatcactttcggagaaaggacttataggtggaaaagttttagattgaggtatatttgggtaccctcgtcttttcaattggtataagagcaggaaaacacgaatagatataacaatatgtgtttggtgcgatccaacctataagaaaatgaatcttatgaatgattcagttaacgtaccaccaagatttaatgggatgAATTACCCATTTTGGAAAACGACTATGAGaacttttcttcaatcccgagattttaatacttggctattaatcgaagGTGGATATCAAAGACCAAGAGTAGAATATCCAGAAGCAAAGTTTAAATGCTTAGCATTCTACAGTTATGAAGAAAGAGCTATTTCACAGTAGAACTCTGATGCTCTTAATGCCATCATACACGCAGTAAGTGATGAtctacttcatcatcttctttcatgtgaaacttctaaggaggcatgggatattcttgagactgtattttAAGGAGATGGTTTAGAGAAAGAAGCACGACTTCTGTCCCTTTCTTCTGAATGGGAATATCttaaaatggatgataacgatacctttgaggagtttaactctaaactttctgagattgtcaatACCTCTTTATTGCTTGGAAAgactatacctgaaaaggaaatagtatgcaaaattctcagatcgttatcatccagatacgagtccaaaaaacatgccataatagaagcaaatgatctttctatactttctcaaagatctcttgtaggaaagttaaagatctttgatggaGAAATTATACTGAAaaatcaaactgagaaacgttgtCAAGAGGACAAGGTACTTGTTGAAAAGGAGCTTGACTCAAAAATTGTGGTTCTAGCGCAACAAATTAAGGAAATCTTATCTAATGATAAATAAGTTCCTAATACATTATCTTTTTGTCATAAAAAGGATAGTGAAGAAATCCAATGTTTCAAGTGTCGTAGATTCGGACATATGACTAAACATTGTTCCAGCAGAAGAGCTCAGAAGTGCAACAAGGCTTATGTCTCTACTATCGATGATACTCCGGAAGAAGAAACCCATGAAGGAATATCTAACTGTAATGCACTTCTTTCCAACTCTAACAGTGATGAATcatgtgagtctaatcaactcctaaagaactgtttagaaaaacttgagttgggaattaaggaaaataaaaggttaa
This portion of the Papaver somniferum cultivar HN1 chromosome 11, ASM357369v1, whole genome shotgun sequence genome encodes:
- the LOC113323025 gene encoding uncharacterized protein LOC113323025, which codes for MESCTRLRTLNFLSPLHHFRSGVSLIRPFLFPELKNRPSPSISSSAAPHNLHCISKKGEVNSLPRGAGEAFTEVTLYRLLQVVLVSPQIPGNTGCIARTCAASAVGLHLVEPLGYEIDDAKLKRAGLDYWPYVVVKIHTSWAEFRNYYRQQEGAKRLLAFTKRGSWTHSDFAYRRGDWLVFGSETSGLPPEALFDCQNEILGGGTIRIPMIDTYVRCLNSSVSAGIAVYEASRQLNYEQLEIPAETCIDDTKESFITEDIFA